In bacterium, the genomic stretch GTCATCCTGAGCGAAGCGAAGGATCTCCATCCGCCCGCCGCGCCGCCTTCGCGGCCCCCGAAAAGAGGTGCGATATTTTTGCTATCTTAATTTTTCCTGTTGTGCTATAAAAACGACATCAATCCCGGAAAAGAAGTTTCGGAGTTGAGAGGATCGACAGGATCCCGTTTAATTTTTGACGCTGCCCGCCTTACGCAGAAATTTTTCCGCACAAGTCGAACGGCCCGGAAAGTAAACGCCATGCAGGCGGCGATCGACGCCGTTCAAGCGCCGGCGGGCGCTGTTTTCCCGCCACGAGGCGCCGTCTTCAACGCGAAGGCAGGCGTAAGAGAGAATGGAAAGTCATGTCGAAGAAACTGTTTGTAGGAAGTTTGAGCTGGGACACGAACGACGATAGCCTTCGCGAGGCGTTCGGCCGTTACGGCGAGGTCACCGAGGCCAGCGTCATCACCGATCGCGACACCGGCCGCTCGCGCGGTTTCGGGTTCGTCACCTTCGCCGAAGCCGGCGATGCGACCAACGCGATCAGCGCGCTCGACGGCAAGGAGCTCGACGGCCGGACCATCAAGGTCAACGAGGCGCAGGACAAGCCCCGCGACGGCGGCGGACGCTCCGGCGGATTCGGCGGCGGCGGCGGACGCTCCGGCGGCCGCGACCGCTGGTAGTTCCCCTGGGACCGCGGGCGGCTCGCCCGCTTCGGTTCCACCGAACGCTCTAAACAACAACATCGCGAATCAGAAAACGGCGCCGCAAGGCGCCGTTTTTTCGTATGCGCTCTTCGCGGCAAAAAACCTCTGTGCCCTCCGTGTTCTCTGTGGTTAACTGCGTTTCATGTTTCGCCTTACCGCGATTCTCCTCATCCTCCCCTCGTTTGCCTTCGCGCAGGCCGCCACGGGCCCCGTGCCCATCGACGATCGGCAGTGGATCGACCCGGCGCTCGTGCGTCTGCATTGGACGGCCGGGACGGGGCACGCCTCGCCGATCGACCACTTCGTCGTGTTTCTCGACGACGATCCGGCGGTCATCAATAACCCCGACGGCGTCGCGGAATTTTCCGGTACGGTGGACGCGGACGATCCGCCGACGTTTGACGTGACGAGCCTCGCGCTCGCGACGGACTACCACTGGCGCGTCGATACGATTCTCGAGGACACGACGCGCGTTGTCGGGGACGCTTGGAGCTTCCAGACCGAGCGCGTCGATTTGCCGGGCGTCGCCGTGAACTACAGCCCCGATCCCGCAGAGGTTTATCTGATGTCGCCGTCGATCGCGCCGCGCGAGGGCGGCGGCTACATCGTCTCGCACGACGTCTCCGGCCCGGGCCCGCCGGCGGGGTCGTTGACGCAGCTCTGGGAATCGACCGACGGCGGCGTGAACTGGACGTGGCTCGCGGACGTGCCCGGCCTGCACTGGGCAAACCTGTTCTGGTACGAGGGCGATCTGTACCTGTTCGGCGTCGCGGCCGGGCAGCGCGCGGCGATTTACCGCAGCGAGGACGGCGGCAAGACCTGGACGACGCCCGTCGACGAGAACACCGGCTACATCTTCCCGGACGCCGGCTACCACACCGGGCCGATGCCGGTCGTGGAGCACGGCGGCCGCGTGTGGCGCGCGATCGAGGACCTCAAGGACCCGGGCGACTGGCCGGAGTATTTCCGCGCGATGATGATCTCCGCGCCGGTCGGCTCGGACCTGCTTGCCGCGTCGAACTGGACCGCCACCAATCGCCTGTCCTACGACGAGACGATGCTGCCCGGCGCGGGGTGGCTCGAGGGCAACGCGGTCGTCACGCCGGACGGCGGCATCGTCAACATGCTGCGGCTAAACAGCGAGACGCCGTCGTTTTTCCTCGTCGAGACCGCGGCGATGGTGCACGTGAGCGCGGACGGCACGACGGCGACGTTCGACCCGGCAAGCGGCTTCATCGACTTTCCCGGCGGCGGCGTGAAGTTCGTGATCCGGTACGACGAGACGAGCGGGCGCTACTGGTCGCTCGTCAACAAGCAGCGCGATCCGTGGGCGATGCGCAACGTCCTTGCGATATCAAGTTCGCCGGACCTCATCGAGTGGACGGTACACGACGAGCTGATCGCGCATTGGAACTGGATCTTCCACGGCTGGCACTACACGGACTGGCTCATCGAGGGCGAGGACATCGTGTTCGCCTCCCGCACCGCACACCCGATGGGCGACGCGCTCCCGCACGGCTACCATGACGCCAACTTCACGACCTTCCACCGCGTCGAGAATTTCCGCGATTATCTGCAAACGGGCGACGACGATGACGACAGCGTGGATGATGACGCGGACGATGATGATGCGGCGGATGACGACAGCGCGGATGACGATGACGCGGCGGATGACGACGCGGATGATGATGCGACGGACGACGACGATTCCGATGGCAACGTGGATGACGATGCGGACGATGACGCGATGGACGACGACGCGATAGACGACGACGCGTCCGCCGACGACGATTCGACGACCGACGACGACACCACGAACGTTGGCGCTGCCGGCGCGGACGACGACGACTCAAGCTGCTGTGGCTGCTGAACTGCTAGCCACGCC encodes the following:
- a CDS encoding RNA-binding protein, with translation MSKKLFVGSLSWDTNDDSLREAFGRYGEVTEASVITDRDTGRSRGFGFVTFAEAGDATNAISALDGKELDGRTIKVNEAQDKPRDGGGRSGGFGGGGGRSGGRDRW